One window of Hymenobacter sp. BRD128 genomic DNA carries:
- the ribD gene encoding bifunctional diaminohydroxyphosphoribosylaminopyrimidine deaminase/5-amino-6-(5-phosphoribosylamino)uracil reductase RibD, whose protein sequence is MSLLDDSFFMRRALDLAMLGRGRTRPNPLVGCVVVGPAGDILGEGYHQQYGGPHAEVNALASVADQELLRQSRVFVTLEPCAHHGKTPPCADLLIAKGVPEVIVCNDDPNPLVGGQGLARLRAAGIKVSTGLLAEDGRWLNRRFFTFQEKQRPYLVLKWAESADGFLAGPHFQQVQISGPQAQLLTHQWRTDEAAILVGTRTALHDNPRLSAREWPGPQPIRLVIDKNLALPPSHHVLDGSQPTIIYTHRERASRPNLDYVTLPFAPAGAPPSPDLLPAVLADLHARHVQSVLVEGGPTVLNALINSNVWDEIRVFRSTKRLERGVAAPRLGLRGWQSHEKAGPDDLFIYRNQ, encoded by the coding sequence ATGTCCTTGCTCGACGACTCGTTTTTTATGCGCCGCGCCCTCGACCTGGCCATGCTGGGCCGGGGCCGCACCCGCCCCAACCCCCTGGTGGGCTGCGTGGTCGTAGGTCCGGCGGGCGATATTCTCGGCGAAGGCTACCACCAGCAGTACGGCGGCCCCCACGCCGAAGTAAATGCCCTGGCCAGCGTGGCCGACCAGGAATTACTGCGCCAGAGCCGCGTGTTTGTGACCCTGGAGCCCTGCGCCCACCACGGCAAAACGCCGCCCTGCGCCGACCTGCTCATCGCCAAAGGCGTGCCCGAAGTGATAGTATGCAACGACGACCCCAACCCGCTGGTGGGCGGCCAGGGGCTAGCCCGGCTGCGCGCCGCCGGCATAAAGGTTAGCACCGGGCTGCTGGCCGAGGACGGCCGCTGGCTCAACCGGCGCTTCTTCACGTTTCAGGAAAAGCAGCGGCCTTACCTGGTGCTGAAGTGGGCCGAGTCGGCCGATGGCTTCCTGGCCGGGCCGCACTTTCAGCAGGTGCAGATAAGCGGTCCGCAGGCCCAACTCCTTACTCATCAGTGGCGTACCGATGAGGCGGCCATCCTGGTGGGCACGCGCACGGCCCTGCACGACAACCCCCGCCTGAGCGCCCGCGAGTGGCCCGGCCCCCAGCCCATCCGCCTCGTTATCGACAAAAACCTGGCCCTGCCTCCTAGCCACCACGTGCTCGACGGCTCGCAGCCCACCATCATCTATACCCACCGCGAGCGGGCCAGCCGCCCCAACCTCGACTACGTGACGCTGCCCTTTGCCCCGGCCGGCGCGCCGCCCTCGCCCGACCTGCTGCCCGCCGTGCTGGCCGACCTGCACGCCCGCCACGTGCAGTCGGTGCTGGTAGAAGGCGGCCCCACTGTGCTCAACGCGCTCATCAACAGCAATGTGTGGGACGAAATTCGGGTCTTCCGCAGTACCAAGCGGCTCGAGCGTGGCGTGGCCGCCCCCCGGCTAGGCCTGCGCGGCTGGCAAAGCCATGAGAAAGCCGGCCCCGACGACTTGTTTATTTACCGCAATCAGTAA
- a CDS encoding bifunctional YncE family protein/alkaline phosphatase family protein has product MNYFLTLSSLCVGIGIGLSGCSVPPTSKTTASLEQADMHQTYDDSTLRTSGLPVLLPYNRLVAPAGQVVRYGDPGLENHSLDAQLVPGAPLLAVEDRYGVALLDTARRAVVARWTYADDARYKGAMSTYSGLKVRREADGEIHLFWSASNGQNRQSYVLDAVYAAGKIRVQRAFPFAAVGAPLALPNDLALATEGGRDYLYVVLNGNNQVVKLDRATGQTVWTRPTGVAPYGLALAGGRVFVSNWGGPLPTDTLHQEVAGVPRVYGRTYTVPATGATAQGTVSVLHPADGQLVQEVPVGLHPNALLASPDEHFVYVANGNSDEVSVLETASLHVSERLAVQLLPGPQRFGGDSPNALALDPAGTTLYVANGLDNAVAVVRLGRAAARAGAAGPSQVLGFIPTEAYPGGLALGAHQLFVTNLEGEGARVSARDIQQAGGELEAVARRAPAAYNSHHQLATVSLVALPTAAQLARYSEQVERLNFSFRREIARRLPRPGVLPRPMPERIGEPSVFKHVVYIIKENRTYDQVLGDLPAGRGEKSLCVFGDSVTPNQHQLARDFVLLDNYYVSGKSSAEGHQWTDAAMVTDYVEKNVRAWFRSYPHVQEDALVYSPQGFIWNNAADHGHSVRIYGEACKPHYDTRLSWSDIYANYRAGKPFQFTNTSTIARVRPLLSPNYPGSDELRITDQLRADAFIKELAEFEKQPGEALPELSVIALSTDHTVGTRPGMPTPRAMVADNDLALGRMLAALSKSRFWKNTVVFVTEDDSQAGWDHVSAYRTTGFVVSPYSRLHRTVSKNYNQTCMVRSIEQILGLPPMNAVDATALPLFECFGARPSGQPYRSVPNRVALTTLNPPLSKLTGAARRFGRLSQRPEFDHLDGGRDDVLNRIIWFATKGRQPYPAALAGKAEADDDDD; this is encoded by the coding sequence ATGAATTATTTCTTGACACTAAGCAGCCTGTGCGTGGGAATAGGCATCGGCTTAAGTGGCTGCTCGGTGCCGCCAACCAGCAAAACCACCGCCAGCCTGGAGCAGGCCGATATGCACCAGACCTACGACGACAGCACGCTGCGCACCAGCGGGCTGCCCGTGCTGCTGCCCTACAACCGCCTCGTTGCCCCGGCCGGCCAGGTGGTGCGCTACGGCGACCCCGGCCTGGAAAACCACAGCCTCGATGCGCAGCTGGTGCCAGGCGCGCCGCTACTGGCCGTGGAGGACCGCTACGGCGTGGCGCTGCTCGACACCGCGCGCCGCGCCGTGGTGGCCCGCTGGACCTACGCCGACGATGCGCGCTACAAGGGCGCCATGAGCACCTACTCGGGCCTGAAAGTGCGGCGCGAAGCCGACGGGGAGATTCATTTATTCTGGAGCGCTTCCAACGGCCAAAATCGGCAATCCTACGTGCTAGACGCGGTGTATGCCGCTGGCAAAATCCGGGTGCAGCGGGCATTTCCGTTTGCGGCGGTGGGCGCACCGCTAGCCCTACCCAACGACCTGGCCCTGGCTACGGAAGGCGGCCGCGACTACCTCTACGTGGTGCTCAACGGCAACAACCAGGTGGTGAAGCTGGACCGCGCCACCGGCCAAACCGTGTGGACGCGCCCCACCGGCGTGGCGCCCTACGGCCTGGCGCTGGCCGGCGGCCGGGTATTCGTCAGCAACTGGGGCGGCCCGCTGCCCACCGATACGCTGCACCAGGAAGTAGCCGGCGTGCCGCGCGTGTATGGCCGTACCTACACCGTGCCCGCCACCGGGGCCACTGCCCAGGGCACCGTATCGGTACTGCATCCGGCCGATGGGCAGCTGGTGCAAGAGGTGCCCGTGGGGCTGCATCCTAATGCCCTGCTGGCTAGCCCCGACGAACACTTTGTGTACGTGGCCAACGGCAACAGCGACGAGGTGAGCGTGCTCGAAACGGCCAGCCTGCACGTGAGCGAGCGCCTGGCGGTGCAGCTGCTGCCCGGCCCGCAGCGCTTCGGCGGCGACTCGCCCAATGCGCTGGCCCTCGACCCCGCAGGCACTACGCTCTACGTGGCCAACGGCCTCGACAACGCCGTGGCCGTGGTGCGGCTGGGCCGGGCGGCGGCCCGCGCCGGCGCGGCCGGGCCTAGCCAGGTGCTGGGCTTTATCCCCACCGAGGCCTATCCCGGCGGGCTGGCGCTGGGCGCACACCAGCTCTTCGTGACCAACCTCGAAGGCGAAGGCGCCCGCGTGAGCGCCCGCGACATTCAACAGGCGGGTGGCGAGCTGGAGGCCGTGGCGCGCCGGGCCCCGGCGGCCTACAACTCGCACCACCAGCTAGCCACCGTGTCGCTCGTGGCCCTGCCCACGGCGGCGCAGTTGGCGCGCTACTCCGAGCAGGTCGAGCGGCTGAACTTCTCTTTTCGCCGCGAAATAGCCCGGCGCCTGCCCCGACCCGGCGTGCTGCCCCGGCCCATGCCCGAGCGCATCGGCGAGCCGTCGGTGTTCAAGCACGTGGTGTACATCATCAAGGAAAACCGGACCTACGACCAGGTGCTCGGCGACCTGCCCGCCGGCCGGGGCGAAAAGTCGCTGTGCGTGTTTGGCGACAGCGTGACGCCCAACCAGCACCAGCTGGCCCGCGACTTTGTGCTGCTCGATAATTACTACGTCTCGGGCAAGTCGTCGGCCGAGGGGCACCAGTGGACCGACGCCGCGATGGTGACCGACTACGTGGAGAAAAACGTGCGGGCCTGGTTTCGCAGCTATCCGCACGTGCAGGAAGATGCCCTGGTGTATAGCCCACAGGGCTTTATCTGGAACAACGCCGCCGACCACGGCCACTCGGTGCGCATCTACGGCGAGGCCTGCAAGCCCCACTACGATACCCGGCTGAGCTGGAGCGATATCTACGCAAATTACCGGGCCGGCAAGCCGTTCCAGTTCACCAATACCAGCACCATTGCGCGGGTGCGGCCGCTGCTCTCGCCCAACTATCCGGGCTCCGACGAGCTGCGCATCACCGACCAGCTGCGGGCCGATGCCTTTATTAAGGAGTTGGCCGAGTTTGAGAAGCAGCCCGGCGAGGCCCTGCCCGAGCTTTCGGTTATTGCCCTCTCCACCGACCACACGGTGGGCACCCGGCCGGGCATGCCCACCCCGCGCGCCATGGTGGCCGACAACGACCTGGCCCTGGGCCGCATGCTGGCCGCGCTCAGCAAGAGCCGCTTCTGGAAGAATACCGTCGTGTTCGTGACCGAGGATGACTCGCAGGCCGGCTGGGACCACGTTTCGGCCTACCGCACCACGGGCTTCGTGGTGAGCCCCTACAGCCGCCTGCACCGCACGGTGAGCAAGAATTACAACCAGACCTGCATGGTGCGCTCGATAGAGCAGATTCTGGGCCTGCCGCCCATGAACGCGGTCGATGCCACGGCGCTGCCTCTGTTCGAGTGCTTTGGGGCCCGGCCCAGCGGGCAGCCTTACCGCAGCGTGCCCAACCGCGTGGCGCTCACTACCCTCAACCCGCCGCTCAGCAAGCTCACCGGCGCGGCCCGGCGCTTCGGCCGCCTCTCGCAGCGGCCCGAGTTTGACCACCTAGACGGCGGCCGCGACGACGTGCTGAACCGCATCATCTGGTTTGCCACCAAGGGCCGGCAGCCTTACCCCGCCGCCCTGGCCGGCAAGGCGGAAGCCGACGATGACGATGACTGA
- a CDS encoding TonB-dependent receptor, giving the protein MKLLRTLFLLLLALSGRAATIVGRVTGGPARENLIGAVVVVQGTSLSAPVDAAGHYEIRHVPAGRYVVGVSFVGYRQEAKSVSIRGTEEAVTLDFSLQAQAQDLGNVVVTGKLSREEDAASRRTEHTADNVLNVIAARAIERSPDINVANVLTRVSGVTVQRQAGGSGGAYAVIRGMEPRYNNTLVNGVKIASPDAQSRFIPLDIIPSDLIQRIEVHKALLPSMEGDAIGGTVNIVTKTAPDTTLLLATGSVGYGQLFLDRKWSWFDKAAIQQQSPNERAGQVVTSQPGDFSRANLHVSPKQAPANSTAGLTYGRRFLNQRLGFIAAASWQDQYFGSNGTFAEVQPQLNESRQNVTLVSAPRLTSSHQRNVGLVTHVDFVINPRNKIGWHNLLLLSDFSQARTSTDSSLVDQHTIAGTGTMHDYVRTLTQRQLVENAKLEGVHELRPNLLLDWAAVATEGRERAPDWATVNLVYLLRVDPSDPTGRRIQRTQSFLEPVDRLWRHNDNRDLSGLLNLTYQPTLFGQNLELKAGGLYRHTTRYNRQDDYTLKPALGANGAKEVFTGIETASWEVYNTQGTAARDPSNYDGTEDIAAGYGQAKLELGALQVLGGVRVESTSQHFTTLQKADILTDPGHPDNFAVTYQDVLPSLHLRYALTPSQNLRLSYFAGLTRPSLVEKNPNLNVGPNNSTVGNLNLRRATADNFDLRYELYASNEGLFTVGTFYKRIQDPIEYAYLQVTGSQLVLQPQNFGTANNYGAEVVATKYFGNIGVTGNYTYVNSSIHVSKTYNTTDAAGNTSQVTLPLDRPLQGQARNIANVSLLYRARPARFYAQLSYQFTDRTLQVVNSAGPDYYQQPQSFLALSLEKGLSRRFTAFGKFNNLLNTPATLKVGTSDLIVQRDEVRADYLLGLRYALR; this is encoded by the coding sequence ATGAAGCTGTTACGAACGCTGTTCTTATTACTGCTGGCTTTGTCCGGCCGGGCGGCTACCATAGTCGGCCGGGTGACGGGAGGCCCGGCGCGGGAAAATCTGATTGGGGCCGTCGTCGTCGTGCAGGGTACCAGCCTGAGCGCCCCGGTGGATGCGGCCGGGCACTACGAAATTCGCCACGTGCCCGCCGGGCGCTACGTGGTCGGGGTATCGTTCGTGGGCTACCGCCAGGAAGCCAAGTCCGTTAGCATTCGCGGCACCGAAGAAGCAGTTACGCTCGACTTTAGCCTGCAGGCCCAGGCCCAGGACCTGGGCAACGTGGTAGTAACGGGCAAGCTGAGCCGGGAGGAAGACGCGGCCTCGCGCCGCACCGAGCACACGGCCGATAATGTGCTCAACGTCATTGCCGCGCGGGCCATCGAGCGCTCGCCCGACATCAACGTGGCCAACGTGCTGACCCGGGTGTCGGGCGTGACGGTGCAGCGCCAGGCGGGGGGAAGCGGCGGGGCCTACGCCGTCATCCGGGGCATGGAGCCGCGCTATAATAATACGCTGGTCAACGGCGTGAAAATCGCCAGCCCCGATGCCCAATCGCGCTTTATTCCGCTCGATATTATCCCGTCGGACCTGATTCAGCGCATTGAGGTGCACAAAGCCTTGCTGCCCAGCATGGAAGGCGACGCCATCGGCGGCACGGTAAATATTGTGACCAAAACGGCGCCCGATACGACGCTGCTGCTGGCCACCGGCTCGGTGGGCTACGGCCAGCTGTTTCTGGACCGCAAGTGGAGCTGGTTTGATAAGGCGGCTATTCAGCAGCAGAGCCCAAACGAGCGCGCCGGGCAGGTGGTGACTTCCCAGCCGGGCGACTTTTCGCGCGCCAACCTGCACGTGTCGCCCAAGCAGGCGCCGGCCAATTCGACGGCTGGCCTCACCTACGGCCGGCGCTTTCTCAACCAGCGGCTAGGCTTTATTGCCGCCGCTAGCTGGCAGGACCAGTATTTTGGCTCCAACGGCACGTTTGCCGAAGTGCAGCCGCAGCTCAACGAGTCGCGCCAGAACGTGACGCTGGTTTCGGCGCCCCGCCTCACGTCGAGCCACCAGCGCAACGTGGGCCTGGTGACGCACGTGGATTTCGTTATCAACCCGCGCAACAAGATTGGCTGGCACAACCTGCTACTGCTCTCCGACTTCTCCCAGGCCCGCACCAGCACCGATTCGAGCCTGGTAGACCAGCACACCATTGCCGGTACGGGCACGATGCACGACTACGTGCGCACGCTCACCCAGCGCCAGCTCGTGGAAAACGCCAAGCTGGAAGGGGTGCACGAGCTGCGGCCCAACCTGCTGCTCGACTGGGCCGCCGTGGCCACCGAAGGCCGCGAGCGGGCCCCGGACTGGGCCACCGTGAACCTGGTGTATTTGCTGCGGGTGGACCCTAGCGACCCCACTGGCCGCCGCATTCAGCGCACCCAGAGCTTCTTGGAGCCCGTGGACCGGCTCTGGCGGCACAACGACAACCGCGACCTTTCGGGCCTGCTCAACCTGACGTATCAACCCACGCTGTTTGGCCAAAACCTAGAGCTGAAAGCCGGGGGCCTCTACCGCCACACCACCCGTTACAACCGCCAGGACGACTACACCCTCAAGCCGGCCCTGGGCGCCAACGGGGCCAAGGAAGTGTTTACGGGCATCGAAACCGCCAGCTGGGAGGTCTACAACACGCAGGGCACCGCCGCCCGCGACCCCAGCAACTACGACGGTACCGAGGACATTGCGGCCGGCTACGGGCAGGCCAAGCTGGAGCTGGGCGCCCTGCAAGTACTGGGCGGCGTGCGGGTAGAGAGCACCAGCCAGCACTTTACGACCCTGCAAAAAGCCGACATCCTGACCGACCCCGGCCACCCCGACAACTTTGCCGTGACCTACCAGGATGTGCTGCCCAGCCTGCACCTACGCTACGCCCTGACCCCTAGCCAGAACCTGCGCCTGTCGTACTTCGCCGGCCTCACCCGACCCAGCCTCGTCGAGAAAAACCCGAACCTGAACGTGGGGCCCAACAACAGCACCGTGGGCAACCTCAACCTGCGCCGGGCTACGGCCGACAACTTTGACCTGCGCTACGAGCTGTACGCCAGCAACGAGGGGCTGTTCACGGTGGGCACTTTTTACAAGCGCATCCAGGACCCCATCGAGTACGCCTACCTGCAAGTAACGGGCTCGCAGCTGGTGCTGCAGCCCCAGAACTTCGGCACGGCCAACAACTACGGCGCGGAAGTAGTGGCGACCAAATACTTTGGCAACATCGGGGTGACGGGCAACTACACCTACGTGAACTCAAGCATTCACGTCAGCAAAACCTACAATACCACCGACGCGGCCGGCAATACCAGCCAGGTGACCCTGCCGCTCGACCGCCCGCTGCAAGGGCAGGCGCGCAACATCGCCAACGTGTCGCTGCTCTACCGCGCGCGGCCGGCCCGCTTCTACGCCCAGCTTTCCTACCAGTTCACGGACCGCACGCTGCAAGTAGTCAATTCTGCCGGGCCCGACTACTACCAGCAGCCGCAGTCCTTCCTGGCCCTGTCGCTGGAAAAAGGCTTGTCGCGCCGCTTCACGGCCTTCGGCAAATTCAACAACCTGCTCAATACTCCGGCCACGCTCAAGGTGGGCACGTCCGACCTCATCGTACAGCGCGACGAAGTGCGGGCCGACTACCTGCTAGGCCTGCGCTACGCGCTCCGCTAG
- a CDS encoding response regulator transcription factor, whose product MKLLLVEDEVVVTHFIQKGIEAEGYDLRVAYDGLMGQAMFDQQPFDVVILDVNLPGLNGFELCRYIKQHSPRQPVLLLTALDGLQDKENGFGAGADDYLVKPFAFRELLLRIRALARRGEAYAGLRHVLRVADLELDINARTVRRAGQPIELTTREYSLLEYLMTNQNRTVSRVDIAEKVWNLNFDTNTNIIDVYVNYLRNKIDKPFGHKLLHTIVGTGYMMRG is encoded by the coding sequence ATGAAACTCCTGCTGGTGGAAGACGAGGTCGTCGTCACGCACTTTATTCAAAAAGGCATTGAGGCCGAGGGCTACGACCTGCGCGTGGCCTACGACGGGCTCATGGGCCAGGCCATGTTCGACCAGCAGCCCTTCGACGTGGTAATTCTGGATGTGAACCTGCCCGGCCTGAATGGCTTTGAGCTGTGCCGCTACATCAAGCAGCACTCGCCGCGCCAACCGGTGCTGCTGCTCACGGCCCTCGATGGCCTGCAGGACAAGGAAAACGGCTTTGGCGCCGGGGCCGACGACTACCTGGTCAAGCCCTTCGCGTTTCGGGAACTGCTGCTGCGCATTCGGGCGCTGGCCCGGCGCGGCGAGGCCTACGCCGGCCTGCGCCACGTGCTGCGGGTGGCCGACCTGGAGCTGGACATCAATGCCCGCACCGTGCGCCGCGCCGGCCAGCCCATCGAGCTGACCACGCGCGAGTACTCGCTGCTCGAATACCTGATGACCAACCAGAACCGCACCGTGAGCCGGGTCGATATCGCCGAGAAGGTCTGGAACCTGAACTTCGACACCAATACCAATATTATTGACGTGTACGTCAACTACTTGCGCAACAAGATTGACAAGCCCTTCGGGCATAAGCTGCTGCACACGATAGTGGGCACGGGCTACATGATGCGCGGCTGA
- a CDS encoding energy transducer TonB, whose translation MRWPIRFYKQIFFLLTLGGSSLLALPSHAQQFRAADQGGTTTSSTPVVLNYAEQMPAFPGGSAALHQYLATHTNYPPEALRRGVSGQVVVQFVVDEQGRVLEPTVVKTTDAEFNEEARRLAWLMPRWTPGQEHGQPVRVRCTLPITFTFKR comes from the coding sequence ATGCGTTGGCCCATTCGATTTTATAAGCAAATCTTTTTCCTGTTAACGCTGGGTGGTAGCTCATTGCTGGCGCTGCCAAGCCACGCCCAACAGTTTCGTGCGGCTGACCAGGGGGGCACGACAACCAGCTCCACGCCGGTTGTGCTGAACTATGCCGAGCAAATGCCGGCTTTTCCGGGCGGCTCGGCGGCGCTGCATCAGTACCTGGCCACGCATACCAACTACCCGCCCGAAGCGCTGCGGCGGGGCGTGTCGGGCCAGGTAGTAGTGCAATTTGTCGTGGATGAGCAGGGCCGCGTGCTGGAGCCGACGGTAGTAAAAACGACCGATGCGGAATTCAACGAGGAGGCGCGCCGACTCGCCTGGCTCATGCCCCGCTGGACGCCCGGCCAGGAGCACGGCCAGCCGGTGCGGGTGCGCTGCACGCTGCCCATCACGTTCACGTTCAAGCGCTAG
- a CDS encoding YncE family protein produces MKNLLFVVPLALGLSGGTQAQTAPAAKLPYHLLHTIAVGGEGGWDYLTVDPAGERLYLSHGTQVEVVDLKTRKVIGTIPNTPGVHGIDVVPGANRGYITCGRNNTCVMFDLKTLKAIGAPIPTGPKPDALLYDAFSNRVFLFSNDGGKSTVLNATTGAVEGTAELGGDIEAPATDGKGHLFANVEDKSEVIEFDAKTLAVHLRHKLAPGEAPTGLGYDPQHNRLFSACHNEKLVVTDSKTGQQIAVLPIGAGVDGAVFDPSTQNIVTSNGSGTFTVIHQDSPTNYTVVANVPTAKGAKTIALNPKSHHLFTCTADYGPTPAATAENPRPRPSIVPGTFRVLEFGQ; encoded by the coding sequence ATGAAAAATTTACTATTTGTGGTGCCGCTGGCTCTCGGGCTAAGCGGCGGGACCCAGGCCCAGACGGCCCCCGCGGCTAAGCTGCCCTACCACCTGCTGCACACCATTGCGGTGGGCGGGGAGGGCGGCTGGGACTACCTCACCGTGGACCCGGCCGGCGAGCGCCTCTACCTCTCGCACGGCACGCAGGTCGAGGTAGTAGACTTGAAAACCCGTAAGGTTATCGGCACCATCCCCAATACGCCCGGCGTACACGGCATCGACGTGGTGCCCGGCGCCAACCGGGGCTACATCACCTGCGGGCGCAACAACACCTGCGTGATGTTTGACCTGAAGACGCTCAAAGCCATCGGCGCGCCCATCCCCACCGGCCCCAAGCCCGACGCGCTGCTCTACGATGCCTTTTCCAACCGCGTGTTTCTCTTCAGCAATGACGGGGGCAAGAGCACGGTGCTCAACGCCACCACCGGCGCGGTGGAGGGCACGGCCGAGCTGGGCGGCGATATCGAAGCCCCGGCCACCGATGGCAAAGGGCACCTGTTTGCCAATGTGGAGGACAAGAGCGAGGTGATTGAATTTGATGCCAAAACGCTGGCCGTGCACCTGCGCCACAAGCTGGCCCCCGGCGAGGCGCCCACGGGCCTGGGTTACGACCCCCAGCACAACCGCCTCTTCAGCGCCTGCCACAACGAGAAGCTGGTCGTGACCGACAGCAAGACGGGCCAGCAAATCGCCGTGCTGCCCATCGGGGCCGGCGTGGACGGGGCCGTATTCGACCCCTCGACCCAGAACATCGTGACCTCCAACGGCTCGGGCACGTTCACCGTCATCCACCAGGACTCGCCCACCAACTACACGGTGGTAGCCAACGTGCCCACGGCTAAAGGGGCCAAAACCATCGCCCTTAACCCCAAGAGCCACCACCTCTTCACCTGCACCGCCGACTACGGCCCCACGCCGGCCGCCACTGCCGAAAACCCGCGCCCGCGCCCCAGCATCGTGCCCGGTACCTTTCGCGTGCTCGAGTTTGGGCAGTAG
- a CDS encoding sensor histidine kinase KdpD, with translation MRALAPLTLIIGQLRIPRAGATGFRLRPANAHDEVGQLALAFNELLARQETLAESQSAFIAHASHELRTPLTTLKGWLETSLAYDQDAASLRVGLGRAVQELDRLTALTNGLLYLARLDGPDPALPTAPLDVVDVLLDVVSMAQRQHPGQALNFDLSEGVQQQQHAPTLLGHATLLRTALGNLLDNAAKYSSGQPVEVHLEMNTETAVRIRIEDRGPGIRPDEAERLFEPLTRGRDVPADVPGFGIGLTLARRIIQQHGGTLHLRPRPGGGTSAEVGLPLARGEAPAEGNPAVPKHPLLITSNSVLIPV, from the coding sequence GTGCGGGCCCTGGCCCCGCTCACGCTCATCATCGGGCAGCTGCGCATCCCGCGGGCGGGCGCCACGGGCTTTCGGCTGCGCCCGGCCAATGCCCACGACGAGGTGGGGCAGCTCGCGCTGGCCTTCAATGAGCTGCTGGCCCGGCAGGAAACGCTGGCCGAAAGCCAGAGCGCCTTTATCGCCCACGCCTCGCACGAGCTGCGCACGCCACTTACTACCCTCAAGGGCTGGCTCGAAACCTCGCTGGCCTACGACCAGGATGCGGCTAGCCTGCGCGTGGGGCTGGGCCGGGCCGTGCAGGAGCTGGACCGCCTCACGGCCCTCACCAACGGCCTGCTCTACCTGGCCCGCCTCGACGGCCCCGACCCGGCTCTACCCACCGCCCCGCTCGATGTGGTGGACGTGCTGCTCGACGTAGTAAGCATGGCCCAGCGCCAGCACCCCGGCCAGGCCCTGAACTTCGACCTGAGCGAGGGCGTGCAGCAGCAGCAGCACGCCCCTACCCTGCTCGGCCACGCCACGCTGCTGCGCACCGCCCTGGGCAACCTGCTCGACAACGCCGCGAAGTACTCCAGCGGCCAGCCCGTAGAAGTGCACCTGGAAATGAACACCGAAACCGCCGTGCGCATCCGCATCGAAGACCGGGGCCCCGGCATCCGGCCCGACGAAGCCGAGCGCCTATTTGAGCCTCTGACGCGGGGCCGCGACGTGCCGGCCGACGTGCCGGGCTTCGGTATCGGCCTCACGCTGGCGCGGCGCATCATCCAGCAGCACGGCGGCACGCTGCACCTGCGCCCCCGGCCGGGCGGCGGCACCAGCGCCGAGGTAGGGCTGCCGCTGGCTAGGGGTGAGGCGCCCGCGGAGGGAAACCCAGCAGTCCCCAAACATCCCCTTCTAATAACTTCTAATTCCGTCTTAATTCCAGTCTAA
- a CDS encoding TerB family tellurite resistance protein, producing the protein METQLLQNYSEPEKTAYLSAIAALATADRQATAPEAEFLQRLAQQAGLSQDATRQVLTAADSADNHTVQQSLDQLKNSDLRYSLVTDLISMARADGTYSPGEEEMVGKMAAYLGINPEQKQTLENVVDQAASVPHDPQDPNKQGFLNSIGDKLSNVGIPKGALMAGLLGVVAPMVISRVMGGGSGNTGGQAQSPSGSMGGLLSGAMGTLGGQGSLGGLLGGLLGGGLLSGVLGGGGSQQQSVDTSQYPQQGSMGGGGLGSIMSVLGGLGGRPNSQPASAGGGGLLGSGMGSLLGGLFGR; encoded by the coding sequence ATGGAAACGCAGCTGCTTCAAAACTATTCGGAGCCCGAAAAAACCGCTTACCTGAGTGCTATTGCGGCTCTGGCTACGGCCGACCGCCAGGCCACGGCCCCCGAGGCCGAGTTTTTGCAGCGCCTGGCGCAGCAGGCTGGCCTTTCGCAGGATGCCACCCGCCAGGTACTAACCGCCGCCGATAGTGCCGATAACCACACGGTGCAGCAGAGCCTCGACCAGCTCAAGAACAGCGACCTACGCTACTCGCTCGTGACCGACCTCATCAGCATGGCCCGCGCCGATGGCACGTATTCGCCCGGCGAAGAAGAGATGGTGGGCAAAATGGCCGCCTACCTCGGCATCAACCCCGAGCAAAAACAGACGCTCGAAAACGTGGTGGATCAGGCCGCTAGCGTGCCCCACGACCCACAAGACCCTAATAAACAAGGCTTTCTGAATAGCATTGGCGACAAGCTCAGCAATGTGGGCATTCCCAAGGGTGCGCTGATGGCAGGCCTGCTGGGCGTGGTAGCCCCGATGGTGATTTCGCGGGTGATGGGCGGCGGTAGCGGCAACACCGGCGGCCAGGCACAAAGCCCCAGCGGCTCGATGGGTGGCCTGCTGAGCGGCGCGATGGGCACGCTGGGCGGGCAAGGCTCGCTGGGCGGGCTGCTCGGGGGCCTGCTCGGGGGCGGCCTGCTGAGTGGGGTGCTGGGCGGCGGTGGCAGCCAGCAGCAGAGCGTGGATACCAGCCAGTATCCGCAGCAGGGCTCGATGGGCGGCGGCGGCCTCGGCTCCATTATGTCGGTGCTGGGTGGCCTGGGTGGCCGACCCAACTCGCAGCCCGCCAGCGCGGGCGGCGGCGGCCTTTTGGGCAGCGGCATGGGCAGCCTGCTCGGCGGCCTCTTTGGCCGCTAG